In the genome of Bacillus sp. S3, one region contains:
- a CDS encoding MarR family winged helix-turn-helix transcriptional regulator: protein MIGVNRLISNSELQNLDLIDLISERHSLVRKISEKAWNDKSEIYISNSEWYIMARIYKKRPTISYVTKNVEISRQAIHKFIKNLSAKGLVEINNLENNKKEKCIQLTPFGVECYEKNEALKAQLENNIAEKIGAEQVKMLKDLLKLDWEIE, encoded by the coding sequence ATGATTGGAGTGAATCGTTTGATTTCAAACTCTGAATTACAAAATTTAGACCTAATCGATTTAATAAGTGAGCGCCATAGTTTGGTTCGAAAAATCTCAGAGAAAGCATGGAACGATAAAAGTGAGATTTATATTTCAAATTCTGAATGGTATATCATGGCCAGGATTTATAAAAAGCGGCCGACCATTTCGTACGTTACAAAAAATGTAGAAATTTCTCGCCAGGCGATACATAAGTTTATCAAAAATCTTTCAGCAAAAGGATTAGTGGAAATCAATAATCTAGAAAACAACAAGAAAGAGAAGTGTATCCAATTAACACCTTTTGGAGTGGAATGCTACGAAAAAAACGAGGCCCTCAAGGCCCAGCTTGAGAATAATATTGCAGAAAAAATTGGTGCTGAGCAGGTAAAGATGCTTAAAGATCTATTAAAGCTAGATTGGGAAATAGAATAA
- a CDS encoding DUF1456 family protein, producing MDNNDKLIRLRYALEIKNKDMAEIFKLGGEEVTVPEVIRILTKTDEEAEDNDQIKCNNSMFDAFLNGLIIFKRGKQEPKPGQPETPESSYKKSANVNNLLLKKVKIALALTTEDMLDLFEKAGITVTKGELGALLRKEGHKNYTECGDKFARNFLKGLAIKYRG from the coding sequence ATGGATAATAACGATAAATTAATTCGCTTGAGATATGCACTGGAAATAAAAAATAAAGATATGGCAGAGATATTTAAACTTGGCGGCGAGGAAGTGACAGTACCTGAAGTAATCAGGATTCTCACTAAAACAGATGAAGAAGCAGAAGATAACGATCAAATAAAATGTAATAATAGTATGTTCGATGCATTTTTAAATGGCCTTATTATTTTTAAAAGAGGGAAACAAGAACCTAAACCCGGACAGCCAGAAACACCAGAGTCGTCTTACAAGAAAAGCGCAAACGTTAATAATCTGCTGTTAAAAAAAGTAAAAATAGCGTTGGCGTTAACGACTGAGGATATGCTTGATCTATTCGAAAAAGCAGGGATTACGGTAACAAAAGGAGAACTCGGCGCATTATTAAGAAAAGAGGGCCATAAAAATTATACAGAGTGCGGAGATAAATTTGCCAGGAACTTCTTAAAAGGATTAGCAATCAAATACAGGGGATAA
- a CDS encoding M48 family metallopeptidase codes for MIHTYSGKTIRFEIKYKNRTSIGITIDSYGNVEVQAPKGTPDESVLKVLEEKWNLIQEKLKEMKDRLQGIQEKVYEHGETFLYLGNVYPIKIFEDINITKDHVVFEGEKLHIFVKQLEDERIKQALKRFYYQQCKSLVEKSISSYQSNFKTKPRSISISDSKTTWGTCDSKLQLTFNWRLAMAPREVIDYVVVHEMCHMVHLNHDRSFWRLVGKIMPDYIEKENWLASSNWKMTV; via the coding sequence ATGATACATACCTACTCAGGTAAGACGATACGTTTTGAGATTAAGTACAAAAACCGAACCTCTATAGGGATTACGATAGATAGCTATGGAAACGTTGAAGTCCAGGCGCCGAAAGGGACACCCGATGAAAGCGTGCTTAAGGTACTTGAGGAAAAATGGAATCTTATTCAGGAAAAATTAAAAGAAATGAAAGATAGGCTGCAGGGTATACAGGAGAAGGTCTATGAGCATGGAGAGACCTTTCTTTATTTAGGAAACGTCTATCCGATAAAGATCTTTGAAGACATAAATATTACGAAAGACCATGTCGTGTTTGAAGGAGAAAAGCTGCATATATTTGTGAAGCAGCTTGAGGATGAAAGAATAAAACAAGCTTTAAAGCGATTTTACTATCAGCAATGTAAGTCTTTAGTGGAGAAGAGTATCTCTTCTTATCAAAGTAATTTTAAAACCAAACCACGTTCTATTAGTATCTCGGATAGTAAAACTACATGGGGAACCTGTGATTCAAAGCTGCAGCTAACATTCAATTGGAGGCTGGCAATGGCACCACGTGAAGTAATTGACTATGTAGTTGTTCACGAAATGTGTCATATGGTCCATCTGAATCATGATCGATCCTTCTGGCGCCTTGTTGGAAAAATAATGCCCGATTATATAGAAAAGGAAAACTGGCTGGCTTCATCAAACTGGAAAATGACTGTTTAG